From one Tsukamurella tyrosinosolvens genomic stretch:
- the iolD gene encoding 3D-(3,5/4)-trihydroxycyclohexane-1,2-dione acylhydrolase (decyclizing), with protein sequence MSTRRMTVGQALIEFLAHQWTVDEVVHGDGTVSAVRERTVPATFGIFGHGNVAGVGQALLQYAATDAGLMPYHQARNEQAMVHQAVGYARMHRRRGTYACTASVGPGAANMLTGAALATANRLPALLLVSDTFATRVADPVLQQLEHPHDIGLQVSDAFRPLSRFFDRVQRPEQVFSIALAAMRVLTDPVETGAVTIALPEDVQAEAVDVPEEFLADREWHLRRPLPERGPLARAVAAIREAKRPFIVAGGGVLYAGAEDELRRFAEATSIPVGTTQAGGGVLAWDHPLNLGGVGATGTAAANAIAAQADVIIGIGTRYSDFTTASRTAFQDAGVRFVNLNVASFDAYKHGSQLPLIADAREGLAALRTELADYRVPPESVATATAAKADWDAVVDAALAPTGADLPGQPEVIGAVHAAMDPADVIIQAAGSLPGDLQKLWRVRDPLGYHVEYAFSCMGYEIAGGLGAKRGLLALGDDRDVVVMVGDGSYLMLNSELVTAVAEGIKLIVVIVENQGYASIGHLSETVGSQRFGTRYRTADESGGVPAPDLERGEFLPVDLAANARSYGARVIDIAPGPDAIAQLTDAVRAAKAASGPTVIQIHNDPQLYAPEGNGWWDVPVAAVSTIDSTATARAEYLDQQKAQRPLLG encoded by the coding sequence ATGAGCACCCGGCGGATGACCGTGGGCCAGGCCCTCATCGAGTTCCTGGCGCACCAGTGGACCGTGGACGAGGTCGTGCACGGCGACGGCACCGTGAGCGCCGTGCGCGAGCGCACCGTCCCGGCGACCTTCGGCATCTTCGGCCACGGCAACGTGGCGGGCGTGGGCCAGGCGCTGCTGCAGTACGCGGCCACCGATGCCGGCCTCATGCCCTACCACCAGGCGCGCAACGAGCAGGCCATGGTGCACCAGGCCGTCGGCTACGCCCGGATGCACCGCCGGCGCGGCACCTACGCGTGCACGGCGTCCGTCGGTCCGGGCGCCGCCAACATGCTGACGGGCGCCGCGCTCGCGACCGCGAATCGGCTGCCCGCGCTGCTCCTGGTCTCCGACACCTTCGCCACCCGCGTCGCCGATCCGGTGCTGCAGCAGCTCGAGCATCCGCACGACATCGGGCTGCAGGTCTCCGACGCCTTCCGTCCGCTGTCGAGGTTCTTCGACCGCGTGCAGCGGCCCGAGCAGGTGTTCTCCATCGCCCTCGCCGCGATGCGGGTGCTGACCGATCCGGTGGAGACCGGCGCGGTCACCATCGCCCTGCCCGAGGACGTGCAGGCCGAGGCTGTCGACGTCCCCGAGGAGTTCCTCGCAGATCGCGAGTGGCACCTCCGGCGGCCCCTGCCCGAGCGCGGCCCGCTCGCCCGCGCCGTTGCGGCGATCCGGGAGGCGAAGCGCCCCTTCATCGTCGCCGGTGGCGGTGTCCTCTACGCGGGAGCGGAGGACGAGCTGCGCCGGTTCGCGGAGGCCACGTCGATCCCCGTCGGAACCACGCAGGCGGGCGGCGGCGTGCTGGCCTGGGACCATCCGCTGAACCTCGGCGGCGTGGGGGCGACCGGTACGGCTGCGGCCAACGCGATCGCCGCGCAGGCCGACGTGATCATCGGCATCGGCACCCGGTACAGCGACTTCACGACCGCCAGCCGCACCGCCTTCCAGGACGCCGGCGTGCGCTTCGTGAACCTCAACGTCGCGTCCTTCGACGCCTACAAGCACGGTTCCCAGTTGCCGCTCATCGCCGACGCCCGCGAGGGCCTCGCGGCGCTGCGCACGGAGCTCGCCGACTACCGCGTTCCGCCGGAGTCCGTCGCCACCGCCACGGCGGCCAAGGCGGACTGGGACGCGGTCGTCGACGCGGCCCTGGCTCCCACCGGTGCCGACCTGCCGGGCCAGCCGGAGGTGATCGGCGCGGTGCACGCGGCGATGGACCCCGCCGACGTGATCATCCAGGCCGCCGGCTCCCTCCCGGGCGATCTGCAGAAGCTGTGGCGCGTGCGGGACCCGCTCGGCTACCACGTCGAGTACGCGTTCTCCTGCATGGGATACGAGATCGCCGGAGGCCTCGGCGCCAAGCGCGGGCTCCTGGCCCTCGGCGACGACCGCGACGTCGTGGTGATGGTCGGCGACGGTTCGTACCTCATGCTCAACAGCGAGCTGGTGACGGCCGTCGCCGAGGGGATCAAGCTCATCGTCGTCATCGTCGAGAACCAGGGCTACGCCTCGATCGGCCACCTCTCCGAGACCGTCGGGTCACAACGGTTCGGCACCCGCTACCGGACCGCCGACGAGTCCGGCGGCGTCCCCGCGCCCGACCTGGAGCGCGGCGAGTTCCTGCCCGTCGACCTGGCCGCCAACGCGCGCAGCTACGGCGCGCGGGTCATCGACATCGCACCCGGACCGGACGCGATCGCGCAGCTCACCGATGCCGTGCGCGCCGCCAAGGCGGCATCGGGGCCCACCGTCATCCAGATCCACAACGACCCGCAGCTCTACGCCCCCGAGGGCAACGGGTGGTGGGACGTGCCCGTCGCCGCAGTGTCGACGATCGACAGCACCGCCACCGCCCGCGCCGAGTACCTGGACCAGCAGAAGGCGCAGCGGCCGCTCCTCGGCTGA